The Carnobacterium sp. 17-4 genome has a window encoding:
- a CDS encoding undecaprenyl-diphosphate phosphatase: MIFIELLKAAFLGIVEGVTEWLPISSTGHMILVEQFINLDASAGFKEMFFVVIQLGAILAVVLIFFHKLNPFSPKKTTEEKRDTLSIWYKVIVGVLPAAVLGFLFDDWLNEHLYNYWTVAIMLIVYGILFIVIENRNKGKESSITSFKDLTYKTAFLIGMFQVLSLIPGTSRSGATILGAILIGTSRFVATEYSFFLSIPIMFGASFLKIFKFGFDFTGMEVATLLTGMIVAFVVSIISIKFLMGYIKNNDFKAFGWYRIILGVLVIAYFLLFG; this comes from the coding sequence ATGATTTTTATTGAATTATTAAAAGCGGCATTTTTAGGAATTGTCGAAGGAGTTACGGAATGGCTACCTATTAGTAGCACAGGTCATATGATTCTGGTAGAGCAATTTATTAATTTAGATGCTTCAGCAGGATTTAAAGAAATGTTTTTTGTCGTCATCCAACTAGGTGCCATTCTGGCAGTAGTGTTGATTTTTTTCCATAAGTTAAACCCCTTTTCACCCAAGAAAACGACAGAAGAAAAGAGAGACACACTTTCTATCTGGTATAAAGTAATCGTCGGGGTTCTTCCCGCAGCCGTATTAGGTTTTCTATTTGATGACTGGTTAAATGAGCATTTATACAATTATTGGACAGTTGCCATCATGCTAATTGTTTACGGAATTTTATTTATTGTTATTGAAAATCGGAATAAAGGAAAAGAAAGTTCTATTACTTCTTTTAAAGATTTGACGTATAAAACGGCCTTTCTTATTGGGATGTTCCAAGTTCTTTCATTGATTCCCGGTACTTCTCGTTCCGGAGCAACAATCTTAGGAGCTATCTTAATCGGTACTTCTCGTTTCGTTGCGACAGAATATTCATTTTTCTTATCGATCCCAATCATGTTTGGCGCAAGCTTCCTCAAAATCTTTAAGTTTGGATTTGACTTTACGGGTATGGAAGTAGCTACTCTTTTAACCGGAATGATAGTTGCTTTTGTAGTGTCTATTATCTCGATTAAATTCTTAATGGGCTACATTAAAAATAATGACTTTAAAGCTTTTGGTTGGTACAGAATTATTTTAGGTGTACTTGTTATCGCTTATTTCCTTTTATTTGGTTAA
- a CDS encoding aspartate kinase: MNVIKFGGSSLASGSQLKKVVQIVKEDAARKIVVVSAPGKRSAEDEKVTDLLIGFGMKALVGHDFSAVLGKIIMRYQDIAEELGLGTEIIDEIRTDLEGLVKGNKDEPDYYLDAFKASGENNNAKLVAAYFNHEGIPARYLDPQEAGLMVTNEPGNAQVLPESYEELYKLRASEEVIIFPGFFGYTKDGKVCTFSRGGSDITGSILANGIQAELYENFTDVDAIFAANPHVVESPIGIKELTYREMRELSYGGFSVLHDEALQPAFKLGIPVQIKNTNNPSAPGTRIMKERQMTEQGVIGIASSSGFSSIYIDKYLMNREIGFGRKVLEILESRGISYEHMPSGIDNLTIILHSDQMTTEEEHSLLVQLKEELDADSVKVERNIALIMIVGEGMREKMFTMSKAATAFSENNINIDMINQGASEVSVMFGIQAKHEDLAVKALYEAFFVK; encoded by the coding sequence ATGAACGTGATTAAATTTGGTGGAAGCTCATTAGCTTCAGGAAGTCAGTTGAAAAAAGTAGTACAAATCGTAAAAGAGGATGCTGCAAGAAAAATTGTTGTAGTATCAGCTCCTGGCAAGCGTTCAGCAGAAGATGAAAAGGTCACAGACCTGTTGATTGGATTTGGTATGAAAGCTCTTGTCGGGCATGACTTTAGTGCAGTATTGGGTAAGATTATAATGCGCTATCAGGACATTGCAGAAGAATTAGGGTTGGGAACGGAAATCATTGACGAAATCAGAACCGATTTAGAAGGTTTGGTTAAGGGTAATAAAGACGAACCCGATTATTATTTAGATGCATTTAAAGCAAGTGGAGAAAATAACAATGCAAAGTTAGTTGCAGCTTATTTTAATCATGAAGGCATTCCAGCTCGTTATCTGGATCCTCAAGAAGCTGGATTAATGGTAACGAACGAACCAGGAAATGCACAAGTTTTACCTGAGAGTTATGAAGAGTTATATAAATTGCGTGCTAGTGAAGAAGTCATTATATTTCCAGGTTTTTTCGGGTACACAAAAGATGGAAAAGTGTGTACTTTTTCAAGAGGCGGTTCAGATATTACCGGATCGATTTTGGCAAATGGAATCCAAGCTGAACTATATGAAAACTTTACAGATGTAGATGCTATATTTGCTGCTAACCCTCATGTAGTTGAAAGTCCTATCGGTATCAAGGAACTGACTTACCGTGAAATGCGTGAACTTTCGTATGGTGGTTTTTCGGTTTTACATGATGAAGCTTTGCAACCAGCATTTAAATTAGGTATTCCAGTTCAAATTAAAAATACAAATAATCCATCTGCTCCGGGAACTCGTATCATGAAAGAAAGACAAATGACTGAGCAAGGCGTGATTGGAATTGCTAGTTCTAGTGGTTTTAGCAGCATCTATATTGACAAGTATCTAATGAACCGTGAAATTGGTTTTGGACGTAAGGTACTAGAAATATTGGAATCAAGAGGTATCAGTTATGAACATATGCCTTCAGGAATCGATAATTTAACGATTATTTTGCACAGCGATCAAATGACTACAGAAGAAGAACACTCTTTATTGGTACAATTGAAAGAAGAGTTGGATGCAGATAGCGTAAAGGTTGAACGCAATATTGCATTGATCATGATCGTAGGAGAGGGCATGCGTGAAAAAATGTTTACGATGTCCAAAGCAGCAACAGCGTTCTCTGAGAACAACATCAATATCGATATGATCAACCAAGGTGCTTCGGAAGTTAGTGTCATGTTTGGTATTCAAGCTAAACACGAAGACCTAGCAGTAAAAGCATTATATGAAGCCTTTTTTGTGAAATAA
- a CDS encoding DUF4828 domain-containing protein, translating into MKMTKYINLFLGFSVIAGLLGNSVSKKKNGLSKTISMQDPLSPFIGTWSNQEIDEKQRLLKITNEGDFIINDQPILGSITSISKQQLVFTDHYGYELIAKRHQNNTLSFYDDADEKNYLFVLTE; encoded by the coding sequence ATGAAAATGACTAAATATATTAATCTTTTCCTGGGATTTTCTGTTATTGCAGGATTGCTGGGAAATTCTGTTTCAAAGAAAAAGAATGGCTTATCTAAAACTATCTCTATGCAAGATCCTCTTTCCCCTTTCATCGGGACTTGGAGTAATCAAGAAATAGACGAAAAACAGCGTCTTTTAAAAATAACAAACGAAGGTGATTTTATCATTAATGACCAACCAATTTTAGGTAGCATTACTTCTATCTCCAAACAGCAACTTGTCTTCACTGATCATTATGGGTATGAATTGATTGCTAAGCGTCACCAAAATAACACATTATCTTTTTATGACGATGCTGATGAAAAAAATTATCTATTTGTTTTAACAGAGTAA
- a CDS encoding peptide ABC transporter substrate-binding protein: MEKKTWWKSGALLLTAGILVACGNEADSETSSSSSGEGNLAEEQVLNLVEIAELPTGDTALATDTVSFTVFNNVNEGLYRLDKDSQPVPALAQEEATVSEDGLEYTFKLREDATWSNGDPVTAKDFVYAWQRVVDPETAASYSYLFEGIKNATNIIAGEAEPETLGVEAVSDYELKVTMETPVPYFISLMAFPTFYPQNQEFVEEQGDKYGTSAETMVFNGPFTFSKWDGTNLNWTYEKNEDYWDAENVTLEEINVEVIKETSTALNLYDSGQIDRVNLTGEFAKQYKDNADYTVETEARTSYLQLNQEKNGEETPLANENLRKAIATAYDHELLVSEILANGSQTVGGLVPSELASNPTSGDDFRAESGDYLAFDADAAKEYWEAAKSELGTDTVTLELLGDDDETNKKVGAYMKDQIETNLPGVEVTLKNVPFKSRLELQTKQDYDFALGGWGADFADPVNFIDLMTSESPYNRSSYSNAEFDELVALSKGENATDVDARWTNLLDAEKILLEEAGVAPLFQRAAATLQKEYVKDIYNHQVGAKYTYKDAYIESH; encoded by the coding sequence ATGGAGAAGAAAACATGGTGGAAATCTGGAGCTTTATTATTAACAGCAGGTATTTTGGTAGCTTGTGGAAATGAAGCAGATAGTGAAACATCTTCATCAAGTTCAGGCGAAGGGAATTTAGCAGAAGAACAAGTACTGAATTTAGTTGAGATTGCAGAATTGCCTACAGGAGATACAGCATTAGCTACAGATACAGTTAGTTTTACCGTTTTTAATAACGTCAATGAAGGTTTGTATCGTCTTGATAAAGATAGCCAACCCGTTCCAGCTTTAGCTCAAGAAGAAGCTACTGTCAGTGAAGACGGTTTAGAATACACATTTAAATTACGTGAAGATGCAACTTGGTCAAATGGGGATCCTGTAACAGCTAAAGATTTTGTATACGCTTGGCAAAGGGTTGTTGATCCTGAAACAGCCGCTTCTTATTCTTACTTATTTGAAGGAATCAAAAATGCAACAAATATTATTGCTGGAGAGGCTGAACCTGAAACTTTAGGAGTGGAAGCTGTTAGTGATTATGAATTAAAAGTTACAATGGAAACACCGGTACCTTACTTTATTTCATTAATGGCTTTCCCAACATTCTACCCTCAAAACCAAGAATTTGTTGAAGAACAAGGAGACAAATATGGTACTTCAGCAGAAACAATGGTCTTTAATGGTCCCTTCACATTTAGCAAATGGGATGGAACAAACCTAAATTGGACCTACGAGAAGAATGAAGATTATTGGGATGCTGAAAATGTTACTTTAGAAGAAATTAATGTTGAAGTCATTAAAGAAACGTCTACAGCTCTAAATTTATACGATTCTGGTCAGATTGATCGAGTTAATTTAACCGGTGAGTTTGCTAAACAATACAAAGATAATGCAGATTATACTGTTGAAACAGAAGCAAGAACGTCTTATCTTCAATTGAATCAAGAAAAAAATGGAGAAGAAACACCATTAGCTAACGAAAACTTGCGTAAAGCAATTGCAACTGCTTATGATCATGAATTATTGGTCAGCGAAATCTTAGCAAATGGTTCTCAAACAGTAGGGGGACTTGTTCCTTCTGAATTAGCATCAAATCCAACTTCTGGAGATGACTTCCGTGCAGAATCAGGAGACTACCTAGCATTTGATGCTGATGCAGCTAAAGAATATTGGGAAGCAGCTAAGTCTGAACTAGGCACAGATACTGTAACCTTAGAATTACTTGGCGATGATGATGAAACAAATAAAAAAGTTGGAGCTTACATGAAAGACCAAATTGAAACGAATTTGCCTGGTGTAGAAGTGACCTTGAAAAACGTTCCTTTTAAATCTCGTTTAGAATTGCAAACAAAACAAGATTACGATTTTGCTTTAGGTGGTTGGGGAGCTGACTTTGCTGATCCAGTAAACTTTATTGATTTAATGACATCAGAAAGTCCATACAACCGTTCTAGCTACAGCAATGCAGAATTTGACGAACTAGTTGCTTTGTCTAAAGGAGAGAACGCAACAGATGTTGACGCACGTTGGACAAACTTGCTTGATGCAGAAAAAATCTTATTAGAAGAAGCAGGAGTTGCTCCTCTATTCCAAAGAGCTGCAGCAACTTTACAAAAGGAATATGTTAAGGATATTTACAACCACCAAGTTGGAGCTAAATACACTTACAAAGATGCTTATATTGAATCTCATTAA
- a CDS encoding DsbA family oxidoreductase: MKIAIWSDFVCPFCYIGKRHLEAAIKGRTDIEIEFHSYELDPTAPEKVEGTMEEYFAEHKGMSIDQAQSMFDQVTQMANNVDLDYHYDTIQHGNTLKPHRLFQFAKEQGKGNEFMELAKKAYFIEGKWLNDDDFLIHLAESIGLEETRVREILTSDAYLDAVRLDQAQAVEIGVQGVPFFVIDEQYGVSGAQPIEVFEQVLAEIDAKS; encoded by the coding sequence ATGAAAATTGCAATCTGGTCGGATTTCGTATGCCCTTTTTGTTATATTGGAAAACGTCATTTAGAAGCCGCAATAAAAGGCCGCACAGACATAGAAATTGAATTTCATAGTTATGAACTAGATCCAACAGCACCTGAAAAGGTTGAAGGTACTATGGAAGAGTATTTTGCTGAACACAAAGGAATGAGCATTGATCAAGCTCAATCAATGTTTGATCAAGTTACTCAAATGGCTAACAACGTTGATTTAGATTACCATTATGATACTATTCAACATGGTAACACGTTAAAACCACATCGTTTATTTCAATTTGCCAAAGAACAAGGTAAAGGGAATGAATTTATGGAATTAGCTAAAAAAGCTTATTTTATTGAAGGCAAATGGTTAAATGATGATGACTTCTTAATTCACTTAGCCGAATCAATTGGATTAGAAGAAACACGTGTTAGAGAAATTTTAACTTCAGATGCTTATTTAGATGCTGTACGTTTAGATCAAGCTCAAGCAGTTGAAATTGGCGTTCAAGGTGTTCCATTCTTTGTTATTGATGAACAATATGGTGTTAGTGGTGCTCAACCTATTGAAGTATTCGAGCAAGTATTAGCAGAAATTGATGCTAAATCATAA
- a CDS encoding membrane protein, translated as MYILLSFFCAVGFALIHFFSKSFRFVNEVPRIKFLSFSAGVSVAYVFVHLLPELNHYQEALMNELKDSPWRYLEHHIYVIALAGLALFYSLERVVKISKNSPHFKQPENASSGIFWLHIGSFFIYNAIIGYLLVQEEFNTVLGMLFYFIALGVHFLTNDWSLRKDHQHIYDQYGRVLLTIAILLGWLIGALTELNELLLSILQAFIAGGVILNVMKEELPQEQESSIGSFLVGSFGYSLLLIFL; from the coding sequence ATGTATATTTTGCTCAGTTTTTTTTGTGCAGTAGGCTTTGCTTTGATTCATTTTTTCTCTAAATCTTTCCGTTTTGTGAATGAAGTGCCAAGAATAAAATTTCTATCTTTTTCAGCTGGAGTTTCTGTTGCCTATGTCTTTGTCCATTTATTGCCCGAATTAAATCACTACCAAGAAGCTTTAATGAATGAACTAAAAGATAGTCCGTGGAGGTACTTAGAACATCATATTTATGTCATTGCTTTAGCTGGACTAGCATTGTTCTACTCGTTAGAACGAGTAGTTAAGATTTCAAAAAATAGTCCTCATTTTAAACAACCTGAAAATGCTAGTTCTGGTATCTTCTGGCTTCATATTGGTTCCTTTTTTATTTACAACGCCATTATTGGCTATTTGCTAGTACAAGAAGAATTCAATACTGTTCTAGGAATGCTATTTTATTTTATCGCTTTAGGTGTCCATTTCTTAACCAATGACTGGAGCTTACGCAAAGACCATCAGCACATCTATGATCAATATGGTAGAGTTCTTTTAACTATTGCTATTCTTTTGGGGTGGCTTATCGGAGCATTAACAGAACTAAATGAACTACTCTTATCTATTTTACAAGCCTTCATAGCTGGTGGGGTTATCCTCAATGTCATGAAAGAAGAACTTCCTCAAGAACAAGAAAGCAGCATAGGCAGTTTTTTGGTAGGCTCTTTCGGTTACTCTCTTCTGCTAATTTTCCTTTAA
- a CDS encoding NCS2 family permease, with product MNFFKLKENQTSIKQEMIAGITSFFALSYIIIVNPLILAEAGIPPELSVFGTILVSAVGSILMGLWGNAPLVLTPGMGVNAFFTYTIVGSLGLSWQQALAVVFVSGIIFTGIAYTSISKLLVDAIPDSLKHGITAGIGLFLVVIGLENGGILTDGGANSFITLGDLSQPLVLLAVIGILLSGVLYLRNVPGSFFIGIAVITIISLVTGVHEAGASSFSLSNLSNYPALVGAFDFSTILSVPFILAVFSLTMILIFESIGLFEGMLEDKTRFTSAFKVSGVMTLVSSLLGTSPTIPAAESASGIKAGGKTGLTAVFAGGLFLLSLVFTPLLSYIPNAALSPVIVITGAIMMENLKHIPFDDFSEWFPAFLIIVMIPLTSSIVDGLAFGFVAYPIFKLANGEFFLVKKAMKVVSFLFLLTMVAIAII from the coding sequence GTGAATTTTTTTAAATTGAAAGAAAACCAAACAAGTATTAAACAAGAAATGATAGCGGGTATTACATCATTTTTCGCGCTATCGTATATTATTATAGTCAATCCATTAATATTGGCTGAAGCAGGGATTCCACCTGAGTTAAGTGTGTTCGGTACGATTTTAGTTTCTGCTGTTGGAAGTATTTTAATGGGTTTATGGGGAAATGCTCCACTGGTGCTCACTCCTGGTATGGGAGTTAATGCTTTCTTTACGTATACAATTGTAGGTTCATTGGGGCTATCTTGGCAGCAAGCCTTAGCTGTAGTTTTTGTTTCTGGAATAATTTTTACTGGTATTGCCTATACTTCTATCAGCAAGTTGTTAGTAGATGCGATTCCCGATTCATTAAAACACGGTATTACAGCCGGAATCGGACTTTTCTTAGTCGTAATTGGACTGGAAAATGGTGGTATTCTTACGGATGGAGGAGCCAACTCATTTATTACGTTAGGAGATTTGTCTCAGCCGCTTGTCTTACTCGCTGTCATTGGGATTTTATTATCCGGTGTGCTTTATCTAAGAAACGTACCAGGAAGCTTTTTTATTGGAATTGCAGTTATTACTATTATTTCATTGGTAACTGGCGTTCATGAAGCAGGAGCCTCTTCATTTTCATTGAGTAATCTATCAAATTATCCCGCACTTGTAGGAGCGTTTGATTTTTCAACAATCCTTAGTGTGCCTTTTATTTTAGCAGTATTTTCTTTGACAATGATCTTAATTTTTGAATCTATAGGTTTGTTTGAAGGCATGTTAGAAGATAAGACTCGTTTTACGAGCGCTTTTAAAGTCAGTGGAGTCATGACGCTTGTATCAAGTTTACTTGGAACGAGCCCGACTATACCAGCAGCTGAAAGTGCATCTGGTATTAAAGCTGGCGGGAAGACCGGGTTAACAGCTGTGTTTGCTGGAGGACTATTTTTACTTTCGTTAGTTTTTACCCCTTTGTTGTCTTATATTCCAAATGCTGCACTATCACCTGTTATCGTAATAACTGGAGCGATTATGATGGAAAACTTAAAACATATTCCATTTGATGATTTTAGTGAATGGTTCCCTGCCTTTTTAATTATAGTGATGATTCCTTTAACATCAAGTATCGTTGATGGATTAGCTTTTGGTTTTGTAGCCTATCCTATTTTTAAATTAGCAAATGGCGAGTTTTTCTTAGTAAAAAAAGCGATGAAAGTCGTATCCTTTTTATTCTTGCTTACGATGGTTGCTATTGCAATTATCTAA
- a CDS encoding glycoside hydrolase family 13 protein, with product MYIKNEDGEVVRWEFYGGNLKGIIQKLPYLKEMGITILYLSPLFEARSNHKYDTGDYLKIDPMFGDQDTFNELIQQAKEFGMRIILDGVFNHSGADSRYFNRYGTYPEMGAYQSKESRYFDWYTFKKFPDHYESWWGVKDLPKLNTENPKVQSFLYKDQNSVIRKWSKLGLGGWRLDVADELSDDVLKGIRLALEETVEDSVLIGEVWEDASNKIAYNKRRHYIEGGQLHGAMNYPFRAIIIGLLQRSITPQEAAEKWMNLKENYPTEAFKSNLNNIGTHDTERIYTVLNQNIAKLKQAMALLFIVPGVPCLYYGDEAGVKGKEDPDNRRMYPWGKENKEIQTFVKKLAAVRSKETSLKEGDFYSFSQGELMGIVRLSSQEEFVIMLLNTANKENRLETSAIPEQYDFKISSFLDKNQLNHIQIQPNKIVLLIKEQDQEAKITIF from the coding sequence ATGTACATTAAAAATGAAGATGGGGAAGTTGTTCGTTGGGAATTTTATGGTGGCAATTTAAAAGGAATCATCCAAAAATTACCTTATTTAAAAGAAATGGGTATAACTATTCTATATCTTAGTCCGTTATTTGAAGCTCGAAGCAATCACAAATACGATACAGGCGACTATTTGAAAATTGATCCAATGTTTGGCGATCAAGACACGTTTAATGAACTTATTCAACAAGCCAAAGAGTTCGGGATGCGGATTATTTTAGACGGGGTATTTAACCATTCAGGTGCAGACAGCCGTTACTTCAATCGATATGGAACGTATCCTGAGATGGGAGCTTATCAATCTAAGGAAAGTCGTTATTTTGATTGGTATACGTTTAAAAAATTTCCGGATCACTACGAATCATGGTGGGGTGTAAAAGATTTACCTAAGTTGAATACAGAAAATCCAAAGGTCCAGTCCTTTTTGTATAAAGATCAAAATAGTGTAATCCGCAAATGGTCAAAATTAGGATTAGGCGGCTGGCGTTTGGATGTAGCTGATGAATTATCTGATGATGTACTAAAAGGGATACGGTTGGCATTAGAAGAAACAGTTGAAGATTCAGTATTGATTGGTGAAGTGTGGGAAGATGCCTCAAATAAAATTGCTTATAATAAACGCCGTCATTACATTGAAGGAGGTCAGTTGCATGGGGCGATGAATTACCCTTTTCGGGCAATTATCATTGGACTTCTTCAACGGTCAATAACTCCGCAAGAAGCTGCTGAGAAGTGGATGAACTTAAAAGAAAATTATCCTACTGAAGCTTTCAAAAGCAATTTAAATAATATTGGCACACATGATACCGAGCGAATCTACACTGTTTTAAATCAGAATATAGCAAAGTTAAAGCAAGCAATGGCATTATTATTTATCGTTCCAGGAGTTCCTTGTCTTTATTATGGGGATGAAGCAGGTGTAAAAGGAAAAGAAGATCCTGATAATCGCCGAATGTATCCGTGGGGAAAAGAGAATAAAGAGATTCAAACTTTTGTGAAAAAATTAGCTGCTGTCCGTAGCAAAGAAACCAGTTTGAAAGAAGGGGATTTTTATTCCTTTTCACAGGGTGAATTAATGGGAATCGTTAGGTTGAGCAGTCAAGAAGAGTTTGTCATTATGCTTTTAAACACAGCTAATAAAGAGAATCGTTTAGAAACATCTGCTATTCCAGAGCAGTATGATTTTAAAATCTCATCTTTTTTGGACAAAAATCAACTGAATCATATCCAAATACAGCCCAACAAAATAGTTCTTCTGATAAAAGAACAAGATCAAGAGGCAAAGATTACTATATTTTAA
- a CDS encoding amylopullulanase translates to MTEMIYYNSWLSEYKKPFGAVPINEKVTFTITCKWPVDEPIYLIVQKDFGDTFEVKMRSIGRFQYQVTIQLTEGQGLYYYFFKVSVQKDQQVKVVYYGNNQRFKGGEGQVYEQEHDVKPYQLTSYLYADPSPKWYREGIAYHIFVDRFYNGNEDGKVLNPKKKFLSLC, encoded by the coding sequence ATGACTGAAATGATTTATTACAATTCGTGGTTATCAGAATACAAAAAACCATTTGGAGCTGTACCGATTAATGAGAAAGTAACATTTACGATTACTTGTAAATGGCCGGTAGACGAGCCAATCTACCTGATTGTACAGAAGGATTTTGGAGATACATTTGAAGTCAAGATGCGTTCTATTGGACGGTTTCAATATCAAGTTACGATTCAATTAACGGAAGGGCAAGGATTGTATTATTATTTTTTTAAAGTATCGGTTCAAAAAGACCAACAAGTCAAAGTCGTTTATTATGGGAACAATCAACGGTTCAAGGGTGGAGAAGGCCAAGTTTATGAACAGGAACATGATGTGAAGCCTTATCAACTAACGAGTTATTTATATGCAGACCCTTCACCTAAATGGTACCGTGAGGGAATAGCTTATCATATTTTTGTAGATCGTTTTTACAATGGCAATGAAGATGGAAAAGTGCTGAATCCTAAAAAAAAATTCCTTTCTCTATGCTAA